A stretch of Desulfobacter hydrogenophilus DNA encodes these proteins:
- a CDS encoding phage tail protein, protein MGVFWGYFKDTLRFPLIWADGPLAALVRGAAGALDACREDVAAMRTSSLPDRCEDVYLRRISDGRGLSRWESEDDALWRFRTETAFHLHMTSGRRSSIEEMFLLVGINARIVEPGDAARDWAAAGGMVLDGTWVVGVHALDGLHDLDGTWLVGGADAVIQPMGAVVGMLALDWAEFGVVMDLGDASKWDTLARRIVYEFKPARSMPVWGYALGMEFGTDVAVGLSMAMTKEFDVSQSFSATMDLAMSQVGEAPEDYLYARVGESLLRLDNGWVLGKNPMMIMAQGTSYKDFKVDGTWMVSDGNGLALADKVITVIA, encoded by the coding sequence ATGGGCGTTTTCTGGGGATATTTCAAGGATACATTGCGGTTCCCGCTGATCTGGGCGGATGGGCCATTGGCGGCGCTGGTCCGCGGGGCTGCCGGGGCGCTGGATGCGTGCCGGGAGGATGTGGCAGCTATGCGCACAAGCAGCCTGCCGGATAGGTGCGAGGATGTGTATCTTCGCAGGATCTCAGATGGCAGGGGGTTGTCAAGGTGGGAGAGCGAGGATGATGCACTGTGGCGCTTCCGCACGGAGACGGCTTTCCATCTGCACATGACGTCCGGGAGACGGTCGAGCATCGAGGAGATGTTTTTGCTGGTAGGCATAAACGCCCGCATTGTTGAGCCAGGAGACGCAGCCAGGGACTGGGCGGCAGCGGGCGGTATGGTTCTGGATGGGACGTGGGTCGTGGGTGTGCATGCCCTGGATGGCCTGCATGATCTGGATGGTACCTGGCTGGTGGGGGGTGCAGACGCAGTGATCCAGCCCATGGGGGCAGTGGTGGGCATGCTGGCGCTGGACTGGGCAGAGTTCGGGGTGGTGATGGATCTGGGCGATGCTTCTAAATGGGATACATTGGCCCGGCGCATCGTGTATGAGTTCAAACCGGCACGCAGTATGCCCGTGTGGGGATATGCGCTGGGCATGGAATTCGGGACGGACGTGGCGGTTGGTCTATCAATGGCCATGACAAAGGAGTTCGACGTCTCCCAGTCGTTCAGTGCCACTATGGACTTGGCCATGAGCCAGGTGGGAGAAGCGCCCGAAGACTATCTCTATGCCAGGGTGGGTGAATCATTGCTGCGCCTGGACAACGGCTGGGTGCTGGGCAAAAACCCGATGATGATTATGGCGCAGGGCACATCATACAAAGACTTCAAGGTTGACGGCACATGGATGGTGTCAGATGGCAACGGGCTTGCTCTGGCTGACAAGGTCATCACTGTAATTGCCTGA
- a CDS encoding phage tail protein, translating to MAEPITTNGHRQRLAAFFKNGTGLSVISKMAFGDGGYAGESVIEPDPAQTALNSELMRKNLSLVLQDDAYSVTGTGVILKAELNGQSISEAGLLDADGNLVGFKNFAPKIKESDEEYEIKIKLKF from the coding sequence ATGGCAGAACCAATCACAACAAACGGGCACAGACAGCGCCTGGCGGCATTCTTTAAAAACGGCACCGGGTTGTCGGTGATATCAAAAATGGCCTTCGGAGACGGGGGGTATGCAGGGGAGAGTGTGATCGAGCCGGATCCGGCACAGACCGCCCTGAATTCGGAATTGATGCGCAAGAACCTGTCCCTGGTGCTCCAGGATGACGCATACTCCGTCACCGGCACCGGGGTTATTCTTAAAGCAGAGCTCAACGGGCAGAGTATATCCGAGGCGGGTTTGCTGGACGCGGACGGGAACCTGGTGGGCTTTAAAAACTTTGCGCCGAAGATAAAAGAAAGCGACGAAGAGTATGAAATTAAAATCAAGCTCAAATTTTAA
- the avd gene encoding diversity-generating retroelement protein Avd, giving the protein MSSTYGSLKIQQKWEDMTVYAYVALRQMPKSERFTLGAEIRSKLWSGFQLIIKANASRNKMPFLFEIDVEIKTLLALTRVAYGMKIIPFKQYEHLSVLLVELGKMLGGWMKYGRS; this is encoded by the coding sequence ATGTCCAGTACATACGGAAGCCTCAAAATACAGCAAAAGTGGGAAGACATGACCGTGTACGCCTATGTGGCGTTGCGCCAGATGCCCAAGAGCGAGCGGTTTACGTTGGGTGCGGAGATCCGGTCTAAGCTGTGGTCGGGGTTTCAGTTGATCATTAAGGCCAACGCAAGCAGAAACAAAATGCCATTTCTGTTTGAGATAGACGTGGAGATAAAAACCCTGCTGGCACTTACCAGGGTGGCGTATGGCATGAAGATCATTCCGTTCAAACAGTATGAGCATCTGTCCGTATTGCTGGTTGAACTGGGCAAAATGCTCGGAGGCTGGATGAAGTATGGCAGATCTTAG
- a CDS encoding reverse transcriptase/maturase family protein yields MPKTYNNLWEKVVEYENLHKAFLAARKGKRYQLDVLNFSERLEENLIDIQNHLMWKSWSPGKYKSFITHEPKKRFIQAPPFKDRVVHHALVQIIEPLFEKKFIYHSYACRRGKGTHGAVAKTQAYLKIAAAKWGNESAYVLKADISKYFPSVNHRILMKILKKTIRDKDVLWLCGLIIYKGGVGGFSIPVGALTSQLFANIYLDQLDHFMKDQLGLPYYIRYMDDFIVFGPDKHWLRKAMILAVGFITDELQLRMNPKTQIFPIRQGVDFCGYRMWPTHALPRKRNVKRAKLRFLKLTRQYSDGVVGLRGVFASVSSFVGYMKHCSSYTTTKNILTSIRLMKNKSEEGN; encoded by the coding sequence ATGCCAAAGACATATAACAATCTATGGGAAAAAGTCGTTGAATATGAAAATCTGCACAAAGCTTTCCTGGCTGCCAGGAAGGGCAAGAGATATCAGCTGGATGTTTTAAATTTTTCGGAAAGACTTGAAGAGAACCTGATCGACATTCAAAATCATCTCATGTGGAAGTCCTGGAGCCCGGGCAAATACAAAAGCTTTATCACTCATGAGCCAAAGAAGCGCTTTATCCAGGCGCCACCTTTTAAAGACAGGGTGGTACATCATGCGCTGGTGCAAATCATAGAGCCCTTGTTTGAAAAAAAGTTCATTTACCATTCTTACGCCTGCAGGCGGGGGAAGGGCACCCATGGTGCGGTGGCTAAAACCCAGGCGTATTTAAAGATTGCAGCGGCTAAATGGGGAAATGAATCCGCATACGTCTTAAAAGCGGATATCAGCAAATACTTTCCCTCCGTCAATCACAGAATTCTGATGAAAATCCTAAAGAAAACAATCCGGGACAAGGATGTATTGTGGCTGTGCGGGCTGATCATCTACAAAGGTGGTGTTGGCGGGTTTAGCATCCCGGTCGGGGCTTTGACATCTCAGTTGTTCGCCAATATCTACCTGGACCAGCTGGATCATTTCATGAAAGATCAATTGGGTCTGCCCTATTATATAAGGTATATGGACGATTTTATTGTTTTTGGGCCGGACAAGCACTGGTTGCGCAAGGCCATGATTCTGGCAGTTGGTTTTATTACCGACGAGCTTCAGCTCAGGATGAATCCAAAGACACAGATATTCCCGATCCGTCAGGGGGTTGACTTTTGCGGGTACAGGATGTGGCCCACACATGCCTTGCCACGCAAGCGGAATGTTAAACGGGCTAAGTTGCGATTTTTGAAGCTGACGAGGCAATATTCGGATGGTGTGGTGGGTTTAAGGGGTGTGTTTGCTTCGGTGTCTTCTTTTGTCGGATATATGAAGCATTGCAGTTCTTATACTACGACAAAAAATATTCTTACTTCAATCCGGTTGATGAAAAACAAAAGTGAAGAAGGCAATTAA
- a CDS encoding IS91 family transposase, producing the protein MIGECCNKSSRPEHDIADIFRHAGQRFLETFGASHEQIKVMNKIITCRTAALGGHIDACPDCDFQKNSYNSCRNRHCPKCQTMTKEKWLDKRVSELLPATYYHLVFTLPHNLNPIILCNMKPLLDLLFSSVNQTIKQFATDPQWRLQGQAGFIAVLHTWNQTILDHFHLHCLVPGGVLSEDKTQWTPSKTNFLFKTASIVKAFKGIYIKGLKQLYQDGDLKFPGNTAKYGTRSGFNRLIKIIRKKKWSGYAKAPCSGPEKVLEYLGRYTHRVAISNYRIKSFEDGKVVFTWKDRAQNDAIKEMTLDAVEFIRRFLLHVLPRGFKKIRHFGFLSPRYKAVNIKLIRKLTGDKFKEPAHPENESVEEMMHRLTGIDIKACPKCGKGCSRVL; encoded by the coding sequence ATGATCGGAGAATGCTGCAATAAAAGCAGCAGACCCGAACATGACATTGCCGATATCTTCAGACACGCTGGGCAACGCTTTTTGGAAACTTTCGGAGCTTCACACGAACAGATAAAGGTCATGAATAAAATCATTACCTGCCGAACAGCTGCTTTAGGAGGCCATATAGACGCTTGCCCTGACTGCGATTTCCAAAAGAACTCCTACAACTCCTGCAGGAACCGGCACTGCCCCAAATGCCAGACCATGACCAAGGAAAAATGGTTAGATAAACGGGTGTCAGAACTATTGCCTGCCACCTATTATCATTTGGTGTTCACACTGCCCCACAACCTGAATCCTATCATCCTCTGTAATATGAAGCCGTTGCTGGACCTGCTGTTCTCCTCGGTAAATCAGACCATTAAACAATTTGCTACCGATCCCCAATGGAGACTCCAGGGGCAGGCTGGCTTTATTGCCGTATTGCATACATGGAACCAGACCATCCTGGACCATTTTCATCTGCACTGCCTTGTTCCCGGCGGTGTGCTGTCAGAAGACAAAACCCAATGGACCCCATCCAAAACGAATTTTCTATTCAAGACAGCCTCCATAGTAAAGGCGTTCAAGGGCATCTACATCAAAGGACTCAAGCAACTATACCAGGACGGGGATCTCAAGTTCCCGGGTAATACGGCCAAGTACGGCACCCGTTCTGGTTTCAACCGCCTGATCAAAATTATCCGGAAAAAGAAATGGTCCGGTTACGCCAAGGCCCCTTGTTCCGGCCCTGAAAAAGTCCTGGAATATTTAGGAAGGTATACCCATAGAGTCGCCATTTCAAATTACCGTATCAAATCCTTTGAAGACGGCAAAGTTGTGTTCACCTGGAAGGACCGGGCTCAAAATGATGCCATAAAAGAGATGACTCTTGATGCTGTGGAGTTCATCAGACGGTTCCTGCTTCATGTGCTACCCAGAGGGTTTAAAAAAATCAGGCACTTTGGTTTTCTATCCCCCCGGTACAAAGCAGTGAACATAAAACTGATCCGAAAATTGACGGGTGATAAGTTCAAAGAGCCAGCACATCCTGAAAATGAGTCAGTAGAAGAAATGATGCACAGACTGACCGGCATTGACATTAAAGCATGCCCCAAATGTGGCAAAGGCTGTAGCCGCGTGCTATAA
- a CDS encoding tyrosine-type recombinase/integrase: MTQLRQQFDRHMTLHRLSPKTNAAYMNAVKLLAAHYKQAPDQLTDSQIQDYLDYIIADRQLAWSSCNVQFSGIKRFYRHVLKREPKISIPPRPQERKIFMALSREEVAQILNACTNPKHYALLLATYSAGLRVSEVVKLQPIHIERSRKMIRIEQGKGRKDRYTVLSDTLLKTLEDYWRLFKPNEWIFFGKTRSKPMPVETAQKIYYTAKLEAGVKRGKGIHTLRHCFATHLLEQGTRTHVLQQMLGHKSIRTTAKYLHISNEAISQVVSPADVVL, encoded by the coding sequence ATGACACAACTTCGCCAACAATTTGATCGACACATGACTCTTCACCGGCTTTCGCCAAAAACAAATGCGGCGTATATGAATGCGGTAAAATTGCTTGCCGCGCACTACAAGCAAGCACCGGATCAACTGACCGATTCCCAGATCCAAGATTATCTCGACTATATTATTGCAGACCGACAACTGGCCTGGAGTAGCTGCAATGTACAGTTCTCAGGGATAAAGAGATTTTACAGGCATGTATTAAAACGGGAGCCCAAGATTTCCATACCGCCCCGGCCTCAGGAAAGGAAAATCTTCATGGCACTGAGCCGGGAAGAAGTGGCGCAAATACTGAATGCCTGCACCAACCCCAAGCATTATGCCCTTCTTCTGGCCACATACAGCGCAGGATTGCGGGTCAGTGAAGTTGTAAAGCTCCAACCGATACACATTGAAAGATCCCGCAAAATGATACGGATAGAGCAAGGTAAAGGCAGAAAAGACCGGTATACAGTCTTGTCAGATACCTTACTAAAGACTCTGGAAGACTACTGGCGGCTTTTTAAACCGAACGAATGGATCTTTTTCGGCAAAACCAGATCAAAACCGATGCCAGTTGAGACAGCTCAGAAAATTTATTACACGGCCAAGTTAGAAGCCGGTGTAAAACGTGGCAAAGGCATACATACCCTTCGTCACTGCTTTGCGACTCACCTTCTCGAACAGGGAACCCGGACACATGTACTTCAGCAGATGCTCGGTCATAAATCCATCAGAACCACGGCAAAGTATCTTCACATCAGCAATGAGGCCATATCCCAAGTTGTCAGCCCGGCTGACGTGGTGCTTTAA
- a CDS encoding integron integrase, translated as MPLIQINQNLLTSYNQELVYKNVPAKEQQYYVKWLRYYLDFCNKYKFNSADDGSIPHFIEKLHSKRQSTFQKQQAQKAIKIYFGLIAREQQRKQTYQNPNADKITCNEIGEAPQPYQGKVQNNRAVYSPQPERRSAATPSKPDVTPDAVSDVETGQSWETEFKKLSDEINVRHYSPKTLKSYRLWAQKLQTFTRSKSPSLLDVNDVKAFLTHLAVEKKVSASSQNQAFNALLFFFRHVLGKEFGKIDGVVRAKRRPYIPVVLSKQEVNDVISVMRPPCDLVVKMLYGCGLRLSECLNLRINNFNFDAGILTVHDGKGKKDRTVPIPKVLVDELKVQVDKVYQLHKTDLSNGYHGAFMFDRIEKKYKNAAKEFIWQWFFPAKTLTEVADTKEIRRYHFHESHVQKAIKKAVNKAKLTKRATAHTFRHSFASHLLQANYDIRTIQTLLGHSDVRTTMIYTQTVPSMTVKEARSPLDMT; from the coding sequence ATGCCACTCATTCAGATCAACCAGAATTTATTAACCAGTTACAACCAGGAATTGGTTTACAAAAATGTTCCGGCAAAAGAACAGCAGTACTATGTGAAATGGTTGAGGTACTATCTGGATTTTTGCAATAAATACAAATTCAATTCTGCAGACGATGGTAGTATTCCCCATTTCATTGAAAAATTACATTCAAAAAGGCAATCGACGTTTCAAAAGCAACAGGCACAAAAAGCAATAAAAATATATTTCGGGTTGATTGCCCGGGAACAACAGAGAAAGCAGACTTATCAAAACCCTAATGCAGACAAAATAACCTGCAATGAAATTGGTGAGGCTCCACAACCCTATCAGGGTAAAGTTCAAAATAATCGTGCTGTTTATTCACCACAGCCTGAAAGACGGTCTGCGGCCACACCATCAAAACCTGATGTAACGCCCGATGCAGTCAGTGATGTGGAAACAGGCCAATCATGGGAAACCGAATTTAAAAAACTGTCTGATGAAATTAATGTCCGCCACTATTCACCTAAAACACTAAAGTCGTATCGCCTATGGGCCCAAAAGTTACAAACCTTTACCCGGTCAAAATCCCCATCACTTTTGGATGTCAATGATGTAAAAGCGTTTTTAACCCATCTTGCAGTGGAAAAGAAAGTCTCTGCATCATCACAAAATCAGGCATTTAATGCATTGCTTTTCTTTTTCCGGCATGTGCTGGGGAAGGAATTTGGGAAAATTGATGGTGTGGTTCGCGCGAAAAGACGGCCGTATATACCAGTTGTTTTATCTAAACAAGAAGTGAATGATGTGATTTCCGTGATGCGTCCTCCTTGTGATTTGGTAGTAAAAATGCTTTATGGCTGCGGATTACGACTGTCGGAATGCCTGAATTTGCGAATTAACAATTTCAATTTTGATGCCGGGATATTAACCGTCCATGACGGTAAAGGAAAAAAAGATAGAACGGTTCCCATTCCAAAAGTCCTGGTTGATGAATTGAAGGTCCAGGTGGACAAAGTGTATCAATTACATAAAACCGACCTTTCTAATGGGTATCATGGTGCTTTTATGTTTGACCGGATCGAAAAGAAATATAAAAATGCAGCTAAAGAATTTATCTGGCAATGGTTTTTCCCAGCTAAAACTCTGACTGAAGTCGCCGACACCAAGGAAATCAGACGATACCATTTCCATGAATCCCACGTTCAGAAAGCGATCAAAAAAGCAGTGAACAAAGCCAAATTAACAAAACGGGCAACCGCACACACATTCAGGCACAGCTTTGCAAGCCATCTGCTCCAGGCCAATTATGATATTCGTACTATACAGACCCTGCTGGGCCATAGCGATGTGCGAACCACCATGATATATACTCAGACCGTGCCGTCCATGACCGTAAAAGAGGCCAGGAGCCCTTTGGATATGACCTAA
- the gcvPB gene encoding aminomethyl-transferring glycine dehydrogenase subunit GcvPB — MTNPGTTGLIFNEPELWEKSREGRCGISMPRSDVPRADLDPALTDDAPELPQLSELDVVRHFTRLSQWNFGVDSGMYPLGSCTMKYNPKTNEVQAARKGFAAAHPLAGDEFSQGALKLMYELEQLLGEITGFPAVTLQPAAGAHGELTGMLIIHAWHAKQGKQRSKILIPDTAHGTNPASATLCGYKAVNIKSGPKGILDPQVVAEAMDEETAGIMITNPNTLGLFEENIQEVCDIVHAKGGLVYGDGANMNAVMGIIQPGKLGIDVLHLNLHKTFSTPHGGGGPGSGPVAVVEELIPFLPVPRIQKENGTYSFITDCPDTIGRMHTFYGHFGVMVRAYAYILTMGADGLKRASQLAVLNANYIKESLKTTLDLPYDRPCMHECVFTDKSVQEYHVSTMDMAKRLLDYGFHPPTVYFPLVVDAAFMVEPTETESKDDIDQFIGAVKAIVKEAASNPDKLHSAPNLPKVTRLDEVGAARKPCLKG, encoded by the coding sequence ATGACAAACCCAGGCACAACCGGCCTTATATTTAACGAACCTGAATTATGGGAGAAAAGCCGGGAAGGCAGATGCGGCATCTCCATGCCCAGAAGTGATGTGCCAAGGGCGGATCTTGATCCGGCACTCACCGACGATGCACCGGAACTTCCGCAATTGTCTGAACTGGATGTCGTCCGTCATTTTACCCGCCTTTCCCAATGGAATTTTGGTGTGGATTCAGGCATGTATCCCTTGGGGTCCTGCACCATGAAGTACAATCCCAAAACCAATGAGGTCCAGGCAGCCCGTAAAGGATTTGCCGCAGCCCATCCTTTGGCCGGGGATGAATTTTCCCAAGGGGCCTTAAAATTGATGTATGAGCTGGAGCAACTGCTTGGGGAAATCACAGGATTTCCCGCCGTCACTTTGCAACCGGCGGCCGGTGCCCATGGGGAGCTCACCGGCATGCTCATAATTCATGCCTGGCACGCCAAACAGGGGAAACAGCGCTCAAAAATCCTGATCCCGGACACGGCCCATGGTACCAATCCTGCTTCCGCAACCCTTTGCGGATATAAAGCCGTGAATATAAAATCAGGCCCCAAAGGCATACTGGATCCCCAGGTGGTGGCCGAGGCCATGGACGAAGAGACCGCCGGCATCATGATCACCAACCCCAACACACTGGGGTTGTTTGAAGAAAATATCCAGGAGGTCTGTGACATTGTCCATGCCAAGGGCGGTCTTGTTTACGGCGACGGCGCCAACATGAATGCCGTCATGGGGATTATCCAACCCGGCAAACTTGGCATTGATGTGCTTCATTTAAATCTTCACAAGACCTTTTCCACCCCCCACGGCGGTGGCGGACCCGGTTCAGGTCCGGTGGCCGTTGTTGAAGAACTGATCCCCTTTCTTCCTGTGCCGAGGATTCAAAAAGAGAACGGTACCTATTCTTTTATTACAGATTGCCCCGACACCATCGGTCGGATGCACACCTTTTATGGCCATTTTGGCGTCATGGTCAGGGCCTATGCCTATATTCTGACCATGGGGGCAGACGGCCTAAAGCGTGCTTCCCAGCTTGCCGTGCTCAATGCCAATTACATCAAGGAAAGCCTTAAAACGACTCTGGACCTGCCTTATGACCGGCCCTGCATGCACGAATGTGTCTTTACTGACAAAAGTGTTCAGGAGTATCATGTCAGTACCATGGATATGGCCAAGCGGCTTTTGGATTACGGATTTCATCCACCCACGGTATATTTTCCCCTGGTGGTGGATGCAGCCTTTATGGTGGAGCCCACGGAAACCGAATCCAAAGATGACATTGACCAATTTATTGGCGCCGTAAAGGCCATTGTTAAAGAGGCAGCGTCAAACCCGGATAAATTGCACTCAGCGCCGAATCTTCCTAAGGTAACACGGCTGGATGAGGTGGGTGCAGCACGCAAACCCTGTCTTAAAGGTTAG
- the gcvPA gene encoding aminomethyl-transferring glycine dehydrogenase subunit GcvPA, whose translation MRYLPHTRQDIEQMLAVTGHADLNQLFETIPDSAKTKTGLNLPDALSEWDLNVEMEALASQNAACGSYTCLMGAGSYDHHIPAIVPYLISRSEFMTAYTPYQPEVSQGTLQGIYEFQTMITALLGMDIATASHYDGGTALAECALIALNKSKKANKIAVSSLIHPAHRQITKTYLNPSEFEMVEIPADKNGLTDVAALKAMDGIAGVAVQSPNFLGNIEDLGSFKAVADEKECLLIASFTEALAHGLLKSPGCFGADLVAGEGQSLGMTKSFGGPGLGLLAGTKKLMRTLPGRFVGKTTDSNGQRGYVLTLATREQHIRREKASSNICSNNGLNAMTAAVYMAAAGKKGIREIAQLNHDKAVYLKNVLVDAGFSSIYNGAFFNEFVLKAPAGFAAKRRELAKKHNLYAGVPLESYYPDMPDHYLFCATETVTRQAMDLLAKEVQ comes from the coding sequence ATGCGCTATTTGCCGCATACCAGACAGGACATCGAACAGATGCTGGCTGTCACCGGCCACGCCGATCTGAATCAGCTATTTGAAACCATTCCCGATTCTGCCAAGACCAAGACCGGATTGAACCTGCCGGACGCGTTAAGCGAATGGGATTTAAATGTCGAAATGGAAGCACTGGCCTCACAAAATGCGGCATGTGGATCATATACATGCCTGATGGGCGCCGGTTCTTACGACCACCATATTCCTGCCATTGTGCCCTACCTGATTTCCAGATCCGAATTTATGACGGCCTACACCCCGTACCAGCCCGAGGTCAGTCAGGGTACGTTGCAGGGTATCTATGAATTTCAAACCATGATTACAGCGCTTTTGGGTATGGACATTGCCACGGCATCCCATTACGATGGGGGCACCGCCCTGGCGGAATGTGCGCTGATTGCCCTGAACAAGTCAAAAAAGGCAAATAAAATTGCCGTATCAAGCCTTATTCATCCTGCCCATCGCCAAATCACGAAAACCTATCTGAATCCATCCGAATTTGAAATGGTTGAAATACCGGCAGATAAAAACGGCTTGACGGATGTGGCTGCCTTGAAAGCCATGGATGGTATTGCAGGGGTGGCGGTTCAATCCCCTAACTTTTTGGGAAACATTGAAGATCTCGGCAGTTTTAAAGCTGTGGCCGATGAAAAAGAATGCCTGTTGATTGCCTCATTCACCGAGGCGCTGGCCCATGGCCTGCTGAAAAGTCCAGGATGCTTTGGGGCCGATCTTGTGGCAGGCGAAGGCCAAAGCCTTGGCATGACCAAAAGCTTTGGTGGACCTGGACTCGGTCTTTTAGCGGGAACTAAGAAACTGATGAGAACCCTTCCCGGACGGTTTGTGGGAAAAACCACCGATTCAAACGGACAAAGGGGGTATGTGCTGACCCTTGCCACCAGAGAGCAGCATATCCGCAGGGAAAAAGCCTCTTCCAATATCTGTTCCAATAACGGCCTCAACGCCATGACCGCCGCCGTATACATGGCTGCCGCGGGGAAAAAAGGAATCAGGGAAATCGCCCAGCTCAATCACGACAAGGCCGTTTACCTGAAAAATGTGCTTGTGGATGCCGGGTTCAGTTCTATTTACAACGGCGCCTTTTTCAATGAATTTGTTCTGAAAGCCCCGGCCGGATTTGCAGCCAAGCGAAGAGAACTTGCAAAAAAACACAATCTGTATGCAGGTGTTCCCCTTGAATCATATTACCCGGACATGCCGGACCATTATCTTTTCTGTGCCACGGAAACCGTGACCAGACAAGCCATGGACCTTTTGGCAAAGGAGGTACAATAA
- the gcvH gene encoding glycine cleavage system protein GcvH, whose amino-acid sequence MKTIEELNFPSDVKYTDDHEWAKVEGDLVSVGISDYAQDQLGEIVFVEMPEIGDTFGQGDEFGSVESVKAVSEIFLPIAGEIVEVNSELEDAPELVNTSCYDKGWLVKIKPDDLSEMDSLKDQAAYLEMLKG is encoded by the coding sequence ATGAAAACCATTGAAGAGCTTAATTTTCCATCAGATGTCAAATATACCGATGACCATGAATGGGCAAAGGTTGAAGGTGATCTGGTCAGCGTGGGTATTTCTGACTACGCCCAGGACCAGCTTGGCGAAATTGTTTTTGTGGAAATGCCGGAAATTGGTGACACCTTTGGTCAGGGAGACGAATTTGGCAGTGTGGAGTCCGTTAAGGCGGTATCTGAAATTTTTCTTCCCATTGCAGGTGAAATTGTTGAGGTTAATTCAGAACTCGAAGACGCGCCGGAACTTGTCAACACCAGCTGCTATGACAAAGGCTGGCTTGTCAAAATTAAACCTGACGACCTGTCCGAAATGGACAGCCTTAAAGATCAGGCTGCATACCTTGAAATGCTGAAAGGATAA
- a CDS encoding aminomethyltransferase family protein, protein MTDNLKKTPLNAWHKNAGANMADFGGFDMPLWYDTGVKNEHLAVLKSAGMFDTSHMDCIRVQGKDAPALLDFCFTRQINELSVGRCVYGAFLDAQGHCIDDAIVYKFSDTSFMVCVNAGMGGAITGHLVLHGDGKSVEIKDLSDQLAKLDVQGKNALKIVSGLIKDKENVFNKMPYFSFKGDLNPDTPDAVSLVDGTPVIISRTGYTGEFGFEIFIAPDKVEKLWSNLLDAGSPYGLIPCGLGARDSLRAGACLPLSHQDIGHFPFINHPWEFALPFKAGTRQFTKTFLGDTSLMNLDQPSFTYAFVGDSLRKVSSGGAARVLTEQGEDIGMVLTCATDMGIFWHEGQIVSINTPNLAPDVKIKGLACGFVMVNQPLDMETRLSLVEGKRKIGVRLISDIRPDRTARLAIKHFK, encoded by the coding sequence ATGACCGATAATCTAAAAAAGACACCATTAAATGCATGGCACAAAAATGCCGGAGCCAATATGGCTGATTTCGGCGGATTTGACATGCCGCTATGGTATGATACAGGGGTTAAAAATGAGCATCTTGCCGTGCTTAAATCGGCGGGCATGTTTGACACATCCCATATGGACTGTATCCGGGTACAGGGCAAAGACGCCCCTGCCCTGCTTGATTTTTGCTTCACAAGACAGATCAACGAGCTGTCAGTGGGCCGGTGTGTTTACGGCGCATTTTTAGATGCCCAGGGACACTGCATTGATGACGCCATTGTTTATAAATTTTCCGATACCAGCTTCATGGTCTGCGTCAATGCGGGTATGGGGGGGGCAATTACCGGACATCTGGTCTTGCACGGTGATGGAAAATCCGTAGAAATAAAAGATCTATCAGATCAGCTTGCCAAGTTGGATGTCCAGGGCAAAAATGCCTTGAAAATCGTGTCAGGCCTGATTAAGGACAAAGAAAACGTTTTTAACAAAATGCCGTACTTTTCCTTCAAAGGCGATCTGAACCCTGACACCCCTGATGCGGTCAGTCTTGTGGATGGTACCCCTGTCATTATATCAAGGACGGGGTATACCGGTGAATTCGGTTTTGAAATTTTCATTGCGCCCGATAAGGTTGAAAAACTGTGGAGCAATCTTTTGGATGCCGGTTCCCCCTATGGCCTGATACCCTGCGGCCTTGGTGCCAGGGACTCTTTAAGGGCCGGAGCCTGCCTGCCCCTGTCCCACCAGGACATTGGACATTTCCCCTTTATCAACCACCCCTGGGAGTTTGCCCTGCCCTTTAAGGCAGGTACCCGGCAGTTTACCAAAACATTTTTAGGGGATACGAGTCTGATGAACCTGGATCAGCCATCTTTTACCTACGCCTTTGTGGGTGACTCTTTAAGAAAGGTGTCGTCAGGTGGTGCCGCCCGGGTGCTCACCGAGCAGGGCGAAGATATCGGCATGGTCTTGACCTGTGCAACAGACATGGGAATTTTTTGGCATGAAGGCCAAATCGTGAGCATCAATACGCCAAACCTGGCCCCGGATGTCAAAATAAAGGGACTTGCCTGTGGATTTGTCATGGTCAACCAGCCCCTTGACATGGAGACCCGGTTGTCCCTTGTTGAAGGGAAGCGCAAAATCGGGGTGCGGCTTATTTCCGATATAAGGCCGGACAGGACAGCAAGGCTTGCAATCAAACACTTTAAATAA